Proteins from a single region of Ziziphus jujuba cultivar Dongzao chromosome 1, ASM3175591v1:
- the LOC107434396 gene encoding non-specific lipid transfer protein GPI-anchored 14: protein MAMGFGLDHFPFRLSLLVVVCVSIMGGFVMADPAKDREECTQQLAGLATCLPYVDGEAKAPTPDCCSGLKQVLKDNKKCLCVIVRDRNDPDLGLQINATLALGLPSVCNAPANVSKCPELLHMDPKSPEAQVFYQLEKNSTGNADAPAQSPTAGGPVSTKSQGMSSGSRTQGYFSGNKGLGSDILIRGVMLWYFMGQHLLI, encoded by the exons ATGGCAATGGGGTTTGGCTTAGACCACTTCCCATTCAGACTGTCACTACTGGTTGTGGTTTGTGTATCCATTATGGGTGGATTTGTAATGGCAGATCCAGCCAAGGACAGAGAAGAGTGTACACAACAATTGGCAGGGCTTGCCACGTGTCTTCCTTACGTTGATGGTGAAGCCAAGGCTCCCACACCAGACTGCTGTAGCGGTCTCAAACAGGTTCTGAAGGATAACAAGAAGTGCTTGTGTGTTATAGTTAGAGACCGTAATGATCCTGATCTGGGTCTCCAAATCAATGCGACTCTTGCTTTGGGGCTTCCTTCGGTTTGCAATGCTCCTGCCAATGTCTCCAAGTGCCCCG AGCTTCTTCACATGGATCCTAAATCGCCCGAAGCTCAAGTTTTCTACCAGTTGGAAAAGAACTCTACTGGAAATGCTGATGCACCTGCACAAAGCCCTACAG CTGGGGGTCCAGTGAGTACTAAAAGCCAGGGGATGAGTTCTGGAAGCAGGACACAAGGATATTTCAGTGGGAATAAAGGGCTGGGATCTGACATATTAATCCGAGGGGTTATGCTTTGGTATTTCATGGGTCAACACTTGTTGATATAG